A single genomic interval of Nocardioides palaemonis harbors:
- a CDS encoding malectin domain-containing carbohydrate-binding protein → MGTTRTTFCAGLAASSLALAAVAAAPALAVNADHGDRIVAARPVTTTPHVMNGAVTGITQVGNTVVVVGTFTRVSPASTFSSTADDLVRNRVFAFDATTGVIDPAFNPNLGGAANSVTTDGTSVWVGGAFTSVGGNTAIKRVVKLTASGAVVSGFRSVPNKPVNEVVYSNGRVYLGGSFTSVASGTTSARAALAAVDPTTGATLAGVNVPFTGVYDPANGGGGTTNITRFDVSPDGSRLAAVGNFATVGGLPRVQVALLDTSGSTASVASWATNRYDRAHNSCASVFDTFTRDVDFSPGGDFFVVSATGAFAGGAASGTMCDTVTRWDTASTGNDPAWSDYTGGDTTYGVAVTGSAVYVGGHMRWQNNPFQGDQAGPGAVPREGIAALDPVNGLPLSWNPGRARGVGAQALFATAQGLWVGSDTTRIGGVQRGRLAFMPLAGGTQVPSVAPAALPNDLFLAQRTSGAAGNVLYRVDAAGPAVQAGDGGPDWTTADGFVSGGNVADWGATVPRDATVPAGTPADLFAAERWAPQDWNFPVAAGRHLTVRLYFANQYDGTAQVGQRVFDVLVDGVTRLDDFDIVAAAGNKTGTMRSLAVTSDGDGLDIDLRAVVENPLINAIEVLDADVPAGTGTAGVLLRRGVDASAAPTGPATTANTSLDWSTVRGAFVVNGSVFYGLPDGRLYRRTFNATTGATGAQQVVNLYDDPDTGERIPFAISNLTGMAYDTGTHRIYYTVFGDSRLHYRYFTPESSVVGAQDFIGDNGGVDLSRVAGMTLAGGRLLYGSSADGALRSAPFAGGRVTGAPVVTSNDGSWRYRAIFTAR, encoded by the coding sequence CGCGGTCAACGCCGACCACGGAGACCGGATCGTCGCCGCGCGCCCGGTGACGACCACCCCGCACGTCATGAACGGCGCCGTCACCGGGATCACGCAGGTCGGCAACACGGTCGTGGTGGTCGGCACCTTCACCCGTGTCAGCCCGGCCAGCACCTTCTCCAGCACCGCCGACGACCTGGTCCGCAACCGGGTCTTCGCCTTCGACGCGACGACCGGCGTGATCGACCCGGCCTTCAACCCCAACCTCGGTGGCGCGGCCAACTCGGTGACGACCGACGGCACCAGCGTGTGGGTCGGCGGCGCGTTCACGTCCGTGGGCGGCAACACCGCGATCAAGCGGGTGGTCAAGCTGACCGCCTCGGGCGCCGTCGTCAGCGGCTTCCGGTCGGTGCCCAACAAGCCGGTCAACGAGGTCGTCTACAGCAACGGCCGGGTCTACCTCGGCGGCTCCTTCACCTCCGTGGCGTCCGGGACGACGTCGGCACGCGCGGCGCTGGCGGCCGTCGACCCGACCACGGGCGCCACGCTCGCCGGGGTCAACGTGCCGTTCACCGGTGTCTACGACCCCGCGAACGGAGGCGGCGGGACCACCAACATCACCCGCTTCGACGTCTCGCCGGACGGCTCGCGCCTGGCCGCCGTCGGCAACTTCGCGACCGTGGGCGGGCTGCCGCGCGTGCAGGTGGCCCTGCTCGACACCAGCGGCTCGACGGCCTCCGTCGCGTCGTGGGCCACCAACCGCTACGACCGCGCCCACAACAGCTGCGCGAGCGTCTTCGACACCTTCACCCGCGACGTCGACTTCTCGCCCGGCGGCGACTTCTTCGTGGTGTCGGCCACCGGCGCCTTCGCCGGCGGTGCCGCCAGCGGCACCATGTGCGACACCGTCACCCGGTGGGACACCGCCAGCACCGGCAACGACCCGGCGTGGTCGGACTACACCGGCGGCGACACGACCTACGGCGTCGCCGTGACCGGCAGCGCGGTCTACGTCGGCGGCCACATGCGCTGGCAGAACAACCCCTTCCAGGGCGACCAGGCCGGCCCGGGTGCGGTGCCGCGGGAGGGCATCGCCGCCCTCGACCCGGTCAACGGCCTGCCGCTGTCGTGGAACCCGGGCCGCGCGCGTGGCGTCGGCGCCCAGGCGCTGTTCGCCACCGCCCAGGGGCTGTGGGTCGGCAGCGACACCACCCGCATCGGCGGCGTCCAGCGGGGCCGCCTGGCGTTCATGCCGCTCGCCGGTGGCACGCAGGTCCCGAGCGTGGCTCCCGCCGCCCTCCCCAACGACCTGTTCCTGGCCCAGCGCACGTCCGGCGCGGCCGGCAACGTGCTCTACCGGGTCGACGCGGCCGGGCCGGCGGTCCAGGCCGGCGACGGCGGCCCCGACTGGACGACCGCCGACGGCTTCGTCAGCGGCGGCAACGTCGCCGACTGGGGCGCCACCGTCCCGCGTGACGCGACGGTCCCGGCCGGGACGCCCGCCGACCTCTTCGCCGCCGAGCGGTGGGCGCCGCAGGACTGGAACTTCCCGGTCGCGGCCGGCCGGCACCTGACCGTGCGGCTCTACTTCGCCAACCAGTACGACGGCACCGCGCAGGTCGGCCAGCGGGTCTTCGACGTGCTCGTCGACGGCGTGACCCGCCTCGACGACTTCGACATCGTCGCGGCGGCCGGCAACAAGACCGGCACGATGCGCTCGCTCGCGGTCACCAGCGACGGCGACGGGCTCGACATCGACCTGCGCGCCGTCGTCGAGAACCCGCTCATCAACGCCATCGAGGTCCTCGACGCCGACGTGCCCGCGGGCACCGGCACCGCCGGCGTGCTGCTGCGCCGCGGCGTCGACGCCTCCGCCGCCCCGACCGGACCCGCGACGACCGCCAACACGTCGCTCGACTGGTCGACCGTGCGCGGGGCCTTCGTCGTCAACGGCTCGGTCTTCTACGGCCTCCCGGACGGCCGGCTCTACCGCCGCACGTTCAACGCCACCACCGGCGCGACGGGCGCCCAGCAGGTCGTCAACCTCTACGACGACCCCGACACCGGCGAGCGGATCCCCTTCGCGATCTCCAACCTCACCGGGATGGCCTACGACACCGGCACCCACCGGATCTACTACACCGTCTTCGGCGACAGCCGCCTGCACTACCGGTACTTCACGCCGGAGAGCTCGGTGGTGGGGGCCCAGGACTTCATCGGCGACAACGGCGGGGTCGACCTCTCCCGGGTCGCCGGGATGACCCTGGCCGGCGGGCGTCTCCTCTACGGCTCCTCGGCCGACGGTGCGCTCCGCTCGGCGCCCTTCGCCGGCGGCCGGGTCACCGGGGCGCCGGTGGTCACCAGCAACGACGGCAGCTGGCGCTACCGCGCCATCTTCACCGCTCGCTGA